ACCACGGCGGCCAGACCGACCCGGGTCCACGGGGGGAGGGCGCGCCGAGGGCGGGCGACCGGCGCGCCGGGCAGGGGCTGGACGTCAGTCGACACGAGGGGCCTTCCGCAGCAGCAGGAACAGGAAGAACGCGGCGCCCAGCACGCCCATCACGGTCCCGACCGGGATCTCGTAGGGGTAGCGGATCAGCCGGCCCAGGATGTCGCAGGCGAGCACCAGCCCGGAGCCCAGGACGGCGACCCAGGGCAGCCCGCGGCGGGCGTTGTCGCCGACCATCGCGCTCACCACGTTGGGCACCACCAGGCCGAGGAAGGGGATCACCCCGACCGTGACCACGACGACTGCGCTGACCAGGGAGACGATGCTCAGCCCGATCGCCAGGACGGCGCGGTGGTTGATCCCGGCGTTGGTGGAGAAGGTCTCGCCCATCCCGGCGACGGTGAACCGGTCGGCGGCCAGGAAGGCGACCACGACGAGCGCCGCGACCAGCCAGAGGAGCTCGTAGCGGCCCCGGAGCACCCCGGAGAAGTCGCCGGTCATCCAGCTGTTGAGGGTCTGGAGCAGGTCGTTGTGGAAGGCCAGGAAGGTGGTGAACGCCCCGATCACGCCGCCGAGCATCAGCCCGATCAGCGGCACCAGGATCGTCTCGCGCACCGGCATCAGCCGCACCACCCGCAGGAAGAGCCAGGTGCCGACCAGCGCGAAGAGCGCGGCCGTGCCCATCTTGGCCATCAGCGGGGCTCCCGGCGCCAGCAGCGTGATCGCCACCAGACCCAGGCCGGCGGCCTCGGTGGTGCCGACCGTGGAGGGCTCGACGAACCGGTTGCGCACCAGCAGCTGCATGAGCAGCCCGCAGACCGCGAGCGCGGCCCCGGCCAGCACCAGGGAGACGGTCCGCGGCAGCCGGGAGACCAGGACGACCTCCCAGGAGGCGTCGGCGACGCCCACCGACATGCTCACCGCGGCGAGCAGCAGGAGCACGACCACCCCGCCGGCCAGGGCGGCCGGCGGGGTGGGGCGACGCGTGCGCTCCGCGCGCGTCGAGGTGGCGGTCCCGCTCAGGAGAGGCCGGCCTCGACGTCGTCGATCAGGGTGCCGAGCGAGGTCAGGCCGCCGGTGACGATGTACCAGGCCTCGGCGTCGACGTAGGTGACCTTGTCGTTCTTCCAGGCCGACGTGGCGCGGACCAGCTGGTTGTCGAGGATCTCCTCGGCCGACTTGCCCTCCTCGCCGATCGCGGCGTCGCGGTCGACCACGTAGAGCAGGTCGGGGTTCGCCTCGCGGACGAACTCGAAGGAGACCGCCTCGCCGTGACGCGACTCCTCGTCGCCGAGCTCGCCGGTGGCGGCCTCGACGCCGAAGACGTCGTGCAGGAACCCGAAGCGCGAGTTCACGCTGTAGGCGGTGACCTCGCCGCCGCTGGTCAGCAGGACCAGCGCCTTGCCGGCCCCGTCGGCCTGCTCGGCCACCGCGGCGATCCGCTCGTCGTACCCCGCGAGGATGTCGGCGGCCTCGTCGGTCTTCTCGAAGATGCTGGCCAGGGTCTCGACGTTCTCCCGGGTGCTGTCCAGGTAGTCGCCGGAGTCGACGGAGAGGTCGAGCACCGGGACGCCGTCGAAGGTGTCCTCGAGCGTGTCGTGCATGGGGGCCGAGCGGCCGCCGACGATGATCAGGTCGGGCTCGGTCTGCGGGATCGCCTCGAGGTCGGGCTCGAACAGGTCGCCGACCGTGACGTACTCGTCGCTCTCGTACTTCGTCAGGTACGACGGGATCGCGCCGCCCTTGGCCACGCCGGTGACGGCGTCGACGCCCAGGGTGTCGAGGGTGTCGAGGACGCCCATGTCGAAGACCACGACGCTCTCGGGGTTCAGCGGCACCTCCTCCTCGCCCAGCGCGTCGGTCACGGTGATGGTCTCGCCCGCGGCGGCGGCGTCGTCCGCCTCCGCGTCGTCCCCGCAGGCGGTGAGGGCCAGCCCCAGCAGCGGGAGGGTCGCGAGGGTGGCGAGGCGGCGGTGGTTCAGCAGCATGGTGTGGTGGTTCCGTTCGTTCCGAGAGATTGAGTTAGGTAAGGCTAAGTTAATATTTGCCCGAGTCCCGGGTCACACCGGGGGTCCCCGATCGCCCGTCGAAGGAGCACCGTGCCGCCTGGACCCACCTCTGCCGCCCCCGACCGACCCGGCAGAGCGCGACCGACCCGGGACCGGCCCGCCGCGACCCGGCTGCTGGTCACCGGGACCGAGGACCTCACCCCGACCGTGCGCCGGGTCTGGTTCCGCAGCGACGACCTGTCGGCGTTCCTCGGCAGCGACCACACCGACCGCTACGTCAAGCTCGTGCTGGGCGAGAGCGTGCGCACCTACACCGCGCTCTTCCCCGACGTCGAGGCCGGGACGCTGGCCATCGACTTCGTCCTGCACGGCGACCAGGGCGTCGCCGGTCCGTGGGCCGCGGCGGCGCAGCCGGGCGACGAGCTGGAGGCGCGTGGCCCGGGCGGCGGGTACCGCCCCGACCCGACGGCCGACTGGCACCTGCTGGTCGGCGACGAGTCGGCGCTGCCGGCGATCACCGCCGCGCTGGCCGACCTCGCCGAGCGGTCGCCGGACGCGGTCGTGCGGGTGCTGCTGGAGGTCGACGGCCCGGACGGCGAGCCGGCCCTGCGCGGGACGGCCGGGACGCAGGTGAGCTTCGTCCACCGTGGCGACGGCTCGTTGCTGGACGCCGTACGTCGGCTGGAGTGGCTGCCCGGCCGGGTCCAGGCGTTCGTGCACGGGGAGGCCGAGACGGTGATGCGCGGCCTGCGCCCGTGGCTGCTCGGCGAGCGCGGCCTGACCCGCGACCAGGTGTCGATCTCCGGCTACTGGCGACGCGGCGGCTCCGAGGAGGAGTTCCGGGTCTGGAAGCGAGACCTCGCCGCCACGGAGGCGCCCGCTGAGGTGCCCACTGGCTAGGAGGCGGCCCGGCTGGCCGCCAGCGCCGCGCCGATGATCCCGGCGCGGTTGCGCAGGGTCGCCGGCACGATCTCGGTCTCGATCTCGATCAGCGGCAGGAACTCCTCGCTCTGCTGGCTGACCCCGCCGCCCACCACGAACAGCTCGGGGGTGAAGAGCCGCTCCAGGGTCCGGTAGTAGACGGTCAGCCGCTCGGCCCACTCCGGCCAGGAGAGGTCGTCGCGCTCGCGGATGCTGTTGGCCGCGTGCTGCTCGGCGACCCGGCCGTCGATCTGCACGTGGCCCAGCTCGGAGTTGGGCACCAGCACGCCGTCGTGCACCAGGGCCGACCCGATGCCGGTGCCCAGGGTGGTGACGATGACCAGGCCGCGGCGGCCGCGGGCGGCCCCGTACTCCACCTCGGCCAGGCCGGCGGCGTCCGCGTCGTTGATCAGGTGCACCTCGCGACCGAGCGCCTCGGTGAAGAGCGCGTCGGCGTCGGTGCCGATCCACGCCGGGTCGATGTTGGGCGCGGAGTGCACCACCCCGCGCTTCATCACGCCAGGCACGGTGATCCCGACCGCCGCCGCGGAGCGCGGGAAGTCGGCCACGAGCTCGCGGAAGACCCCGGCCACCGCGGTCGGGGTGGCCGGGCGCGGGGTGTCGATCTTCACCTTCTTCTGGGCGAAGTCGCCCGCCGCCAGGTCCACGGGCGCGCCCTTGATGCCGGTGCCGCCGAAGTCGATGCCGAGGGGGTGGTCCATGCGAGCCATGACACCACAGCGCGCCACCCCGCACCTACGATGACGCCATGGCCGGGCACGAGACGCGGATGCTGCTCCTGGGAGCGGTCTCGATGTTCGCGCCAGTCAACGGCTACCAGATCCGCCGCGAGCTGCTCTCCTGGCACGTGGACGAGTGGGCCCACGTCAACCCCGGCTCGATCTACCACGGCCTCGCCACGCTGACCCGCCAGGAGCTGCTGGTCCGCACCGACCTGCTCGACGGGGCCCGCGAGGTCGCCGTCTACGAGATCACCGACGCGGGTCGCGCCGAGCTGCAACGGCTCCAGGTCGAGGCGCTGGAGCGGGTCGACCTGCACGACCGGGTGGCTTTCCAGGCGGCCTTCGGGATGCTCTCCAACCTCGGCACCGCCACGGCGGTCGGGGCCCTGCGTACCCGGGCGGCCGGGCTGGAGGGCCAGGTCGAGGCGCTCGCGGGCGACCAGCACTCCCCGTACGCCGGGCCGCCGCACGCGCGCCGCGGGCTGGTGCTGTGGCGCGAGCTGGCGATCGCCGAGCTGCTGTGGCTGCGCGGCGTGCTCGCAGACCTGGAGTCGGGTGCCCTGCGGATCGCGCCGGACCAGTGGGACTGGGCTCCGCCCGCGGACGATGAGGGCTGGCAGATGCAGGCCGACCGGGAGAAATATCGCGCGCTCCTGGGCCGCTGACCTGCCATCGTGGGCGCCATGAGCACTCACGAGGGCGCCCGGGAGGTCCTGGACTGGCGGGACCACCTCGAGGGGCTGCGGCAGGCGATGCTCGCGTTCGTCCGGTACGGCGACCGCGCCGGGATGCGTGCCCCGGTGCCCACCGCTCCCGACTGGACGGTGCGCCGACTGGTGGCCCACCAGGGGATGGTGCACCGGTGGGCCTCGGCCCAGCTGACCCGGCCGCCGGGGGGTGCTCCGGACGACGACGGCGACGAGGTGGCCCGCTGGGAGCAGGAGGGCATCGACGCCCCGGACCCGCTGGAGTGGCTGCGCGACGGCGCGATCGAGGTGGCCGCCGCGGTCGCCGCTGCAGGGGAGCGCGACGACGAGGCGGCGCGGGCCCGGATCTTCCTCGCCGACGCCGGCCGGCCCCGCGACTTCTGGGCCCGCCGGCAGTGCCACGAGACCACCATCCACGCGGTCGACGCGCTGGCGGCCTGCCTGGGTCGCGCGCCCACCGCGGCCGAGACGTGGATCGAGCCGGCAGTGGCGCTCGACGGGATCGACGAGATGCTCGCCGGCTACCTCCCGCGGCCCCGGACCGGGCTGCGGCCGGCCGAGCCGGTGACCGTGGGGGTGGAGTCGCTCGACCTTCCCGGCGCCTGGCTGGTCGAGCTGGGGCCCGGGCAGCCGGTCACCACCCGGGTGCCGGCGGGGTCCGCCGAGGTCGCCGGTGCCGACGTCCGGGTGCGCGGGTCGGCGGTGGCGGTCTACCTCACCCTGTGGAACCGCGGCACCGAGGCGCAGCCGGACCCGGCCGACTGGTCCTGGGCGCCGGCCGCCGTCACCTGGGGCTAGCCGACTCCTGCGGAAACCGGTTGACGGGCGGTGGGCCGAGGAGGACGATAGATCGTCTGTTCAAGTTTGAACAGACAGGGACGAGGGAGGACAGATGATCGAGGCCCGGGGACTCGTGCAGACTTTTCACACCGGACAGGGGAAGAAGAAGACCGAGGTGCGCGCAGTCGACGGCGTCGACCTGGACGTCGCCGAGGGCGAGGTGGTCGGGTTCCTCGGCCCCAACGGCGCCGGCAAGACCACCACGCTGCGGATGCTCACCACGCTGCTGCGACCCACGGCCGGCTCGGCCCGGGTGGCGGGGTACGACGTGGTCACCCAGTCCGAGCAGGTGCGCCGCAGTATCGGCTACGTCTCCCAGGTCGGCTCCACCTTCTCCGGCGCGCAGGCCGGCGACGAGGTGGTCGACCACGGGATGCTCTACGGGATGTCGCGCCGGGACGCGACCGCCCGGGGCCAGGAGCTCTTCGAGCAGCTCGACCTGCCCGGCCTGTGGAAGCGCCGGCCGCGGAACATGTCCGGCGGGCAGAAGCGCCGGCTCGACATCGCCATGGGGCTGGTCCACGACCCGACCCTGGTCTTCCTGGACGAGCCCACCACCGGGCTCGACCCGCAGGCCCGGGCCAACCTGTGGGAGCACATCGCCGGCCTGCGCGAGCGGCGCGGGGCGACGGTCTTCCTCACCACCCACTACCTGGACGAGGCGGACGCCCTCTCGGACCGGATCGTGATCATCGACCAGGGGCGGATCGTGGCCAGCGACACCGCCGACAACCTCAAGGCCCAGGTCGCGGGCGACCTGGTCGACCTCGAGCTGGCCGCCGACGAGCACGTGGCCGTCGCGCGCGACAAGCTCGCCTCGGTCGCCGCGTCGGTCCAGGTGGACGGTCGCCGGGTGAGCGGCCGGGTGGGCCGCGCGGGGCGTGCGGTCCCCGGGCTGCTGCGCGACCTGGACGGAGCCGGCGTCCTGCTGGACTCGATCGAGGTGCAGCGGCCGACGCTGGACGACGTCTTCCTCAGCCTCACCGGGCGTTCGCTGCGCGACGCCGAGGCCCGTCCGCAGGAGCCGGACGGCGTCGGGGAGCCGGAGCCGCTCGAGACCGCCCCGGTCGTGGGGGCCGCCACCAGCCTGCAGGGAGCAGACCGATGACCTCCTTCTTCCGCGACTCCACCATCGTCTTCCGCCGCCAGCTGCGGATGAACCTGCGCAACCCGGCCTGGGTGGTGATCGGGGTGATGCAGCCGATCCTCTACCTGGTGCTCTTCGGGCCGCTGCTCAAGCCGATCGTCGGGCAGTTCCCCGGCGCCCCGGACAACGCGTACACCTTCCTGGTGCCCGGCCTGCTCGTGCAGCTGGGGATGTTCGGGGCGTTCTTCGCCGGCTTCGGCCTGATCGCGGAGTGGCGGGAAGGGGTGATCGAGGCCGAGCGGGTCACCCCGGCCAACCGGTCGGCGCTGCTGGTCGGACGGCTGATGCGCGACCTGCTGCAGTTCCTGGTCCAGGCGCTGATCCTGGTCGGGCTGGGCTACGCCATGGGGATGCGCGCGCCGGTCGGCGGCGTGGTGCTCGGCATCGCGCTGACCCTGATGATCGGGGCCGCCTGCGCGGCGGCGTCCAACGCGCTGGCGCTGGCCACCAAGAGCGAGGACGTGATGGCCCCGCTGATCAACATGGTGATGATGCCGGTGCTGCTGCTC
The window above is part of the Nocardioides campestrisoli genome. Proteins encoded here:
- a CDS encoding ABC transporter permease — protein: MLLLLAAVSMSVGVADASWEVVLVSRLPRTVSLVLAGAALAVCGLLMQLLVRNRFVEPSTVGTTEAAGLGLVAITLLAPGAPLMAKMGTAALFALVGTWLFLRVVRLMPVRETILVPLIGLMLGGVIGAFTTFLAFHNDLLQTLNSWMTGDFSGVLRGRYELLWLVAALVVVAFLAADRFTVAGMGETFSTNAGINHRAVLAIGLSIVSLVSAVVVVTVGVIPFLGLVVPNVVSAMVGDNARRGLPWVAVLGSGLVLACDILGRLIRYPYEIPVGTVMGVLGAAFFLFLLLRKAPRVD
- a CDS encoding siderophore ABC transporter substrate-binding protein, which encodes MLLNHRRLATLATLPLLGLALTACGDDAEADDAAAAGETITVTDALGEEEVPLNPESVVVFDMGVLDTLDTLGVDAVTGVAKGGAIPSYLTKYESDEYVTVGDLFEPDLEAIPQTEPDLIIVGGRSAPMHDTLEDTFDGVPVLDLSVDSGDYLDSTRENVETLASIFEKTDEAADILAGYDERIAAVAEQADGAGKALVLLTSGGEVTAYSVNSRFGFLHDVFGVEAATGELGDEESRHGEAVSFEFVREANPDLLYVVDRDAAIGEEGKSAEEILDNQLVRATSAWKNDKVTYVDAEAWYIVTGGLTSLGTLIDDVEAGLS
- a CDS encoding siderophore-interacting protein — protein: MPPGPTSAAPDRPGRARPTRDRPAATRLLVTGTEDLTPTVRRVWFRSDDLSAFLGSDHTDRYVKLVLGESVRTYTALFPDVEAGTLAIDFVLHGDQGVAGPWAAAAQPGDELEARGPGGGYRPDPTADWHLLVGDESALPAITAALADLAERSPDAVVRVLLEVDGPDGEPALRGTAGTQVSFVHRGDGSLLDAVRRLEWLPGRVQAFVHGEAETVMRGLRPWLLGERGLTRDQVSISGYWRRGGSEEEFRVWKRDLAATEAPAEVPTG
- the ppgK gene encoding polyphosphate--glucose phosphotransferase — its product is MDHPLGIDFGGTGIKGAPVDLAAGDFAQKKVKIDTPRPATPTAVAGVFRELVADFPRSAAAVGITVPGVMKRGVVHSAPNIDPAWIGTDADALFTEALGREVHLINDADAAGLAEVEYGAARGRRGLVIVTTLGTGIGSALVHDGVLVPNSELGHVQIDGRVAEQHAANSIRERDDLSWPEWAERLTVYYRTLERLFTPELFVVGGGVSQQSEEFLPLIEIETEIVPATLRNRAGIIGAALAASRAAS
- a CDS encoding PadR family transcriptional regulator, which encodes MAGHETRMLLLGAVSMFAPVNGYQIRRELLSWHVDEWAHVNPGSIYHGLATLTRQELLVRTDLLDGAREVAVYEITDAGRAELQRLQVEALERVDLHDRVAFQAAFGMLSNLGTATAVGALRTRAAGLEGQVEALAGDQHSPYAGPPHARRGLVLWRELAIAELLWLRGVLADLESGALRIAPDQWDWAPPADDEGWQMQADREKYRALLGR
- a CDS encoding maleylpyruvate isomerase N-terminal domain-containing protein, with the translated sequence MSTHEGAREVLDWRDHLEGLRQAMLAFVRYGDRAGMRAPVPTAPDWTVRRLVAHQGMVHRWASAQLTRPPGGAPDDDGDEVARWEQEGIDAPDPLEWLRDGAIEVAAAVAAAGERDDEAARARIFLADAGRPRDFWARRQCHETTIHAVDALAACLGRAPTAAETWIEPAVALDGIDEMLAGYLPRPRTGLRPAEPVTVGVESLDLPGAWLVELGPGQPVTTRVPAGSAEVAGADVRVRGSAVAVYLTLWNRGTEAQPDPADWSWAPAAVTWG
- a CDS encoding ATP-binding cassette domain-containing protein — protein: MIEARGLVQTFHTGQGKKKTEVRAVDGVDLDVAEGEVVGFLGPNGAGKTTTLRMLTTLLRPTAGSARVAGYDVVTQSEQVRRSIGYVSQVGSTFSGAQAGDEVVDHGMLYGMSRRDATARGQELFEQLDLPGLWKRRPRNMSGGQKRRLDIAMGLVHDPTLVFLDEPTTGLDPQARANLWEHIAGLRERRGATVFLTTHYLDEADALSDRIVIIDQGRIVASDTADNLKAQVAGDLVDLELAADEHVAVARDKLASVAASVQVDGRRVSGRVGRAGRAVPGLLRDLDGAGVLLDSIEVQRPTLDDVFLSLTGRSLRDAEARPQEPDGVGEPEPLETAPVVGAATSLQGADR
- a CDS encoding ABC transporter permease, whose translation is MTSFFRDSTIVFRRQLRMNLRNPAWVVIGVMQPILYLVLFGPLLKPIVGQFPGAPDNAYTFLVPGLLVQLGMFGAFFAGFGLIAEWREGVIEAERVTPANRSALLVGRLMRDLLQFLVQALILVGLGYAMGMRAPVGGVVLGIALTLMIGAACAAASNALALATKSEDVMAPLINMVMMPVLLLSGILLPMTLGAAWLQRLSDFMPFKWVVTGVRDTFAGDLASSGLAWGVGWSVVLCALAMWWGTATFRRENA